The Amycolatopsis sp. 195334CR genome window below encodes:
- a CDS encoding bifunctional DNA primase/polymerase has product MLAWALHFASMGWHVFPLRPNTKKPTGHREADCPRTGRCAEGHWTPERRATTDAELVRSAWADGQRWNIGIATGPASLVVVDLDVPKGGESGVDGATTLAELAAQRGGPLPDTYTVTTPTGGRHLYFTSPPGVRLRSTQKHVCANVDTRAWGGYVVAAGSVLPEGGYELADDTEPVPLPAWLVQACAEKPAAADSAPVQIRSRDTSSYGMAALAGEVKRVRDAEPGSYNGVLSSAAYTIGRKVGAEIIDTAVARAELVAAGETLIGSAHWPPNAREVARVVDAGLTAGAANPVARRKDAA; this is encoded by the coding sequence ATGCTCGCCTGGGCGCTCCACTTCGCTTCGATGGGCTGGCACGTCTTCCCACTGCGACCGAACACCAAGAAGCCGACCGGCCACCGTGAAGCCGACTGCCCGCGGACCGGCCGGTGCGCCGAAGGGCACTGGACGCCGGAACGCCGCGCGACCACCGACGCCGAGCTGGTCCGCTCCGCCTGGGCCGACGGGCAGCGCTGGAACATCGGAATCGCCACCGGCCCGGCCAGTCTGGTCGTGGTGGACCTCGACGTGCCGAAGGGAGGCGAGTCCGGCGTGGACGGTGCCACCACACTCGCCGAGCTGGCCGCTCAGCGCGGCGGGCCGCTGCCCGACACCTACACCGTGACCACTCCGACCGGCGGGCGGCACCTGTACTTCACCAGCCCGCCCGGTGTCCGGTTGCGCAGCACGCAGAAGCACGTGTGCGCCAATGTGGACACCCGCGCGTGGGGCGGCTACGTGGTGGCGGCCGGATCGGTCCTGCCGGAAGGCGGCTACGAACTCGCCGACGACACCGAGCCGGTCCCACTGCCCGCCTGGTTGGTCCAGGCGTGCGCCGAGAAGCCCGCAGCGGCCGACTCAGCGCCCGTGCAGATCCGCTCTCGGGACACCAGTTCGTACGGGATGGCTGCGCTCGCCGGTGAGGTGAAGCGGGTGCGAGACGCGGAGCCAGGCAGCTACAACGGCGTGCTGTCGTCTGCCGCGTACACGATCGGTCGCAAGGTGGGCGCCGAGATCATCGATACCGCAGTGGCCCGCGCCGAACTGGTCGCCGCCGGCGAGACGCTGATCGGGTCCGCGCACTGGCCGCCGAACGCGCGGGAAGTGGCGCGCGTTGTCGACGCCGGGCTGACGGCCGGGGCCGCGAACCCGGTGGCACGCCGAAAGGACGCGGCCTGA
- a CDS encoding cell division protein FtsK yields MSTTDESTELAQVHYLPGHPEVLDGELVSAEEFARLTSQKRQAIERYRAYGNTVVATGRVMRTAATHDRTKAALGHGMTVVQGFESWARRTWDASTLGVYRRQIKAAEAVGNVDEIKEWTDRMEQVKERRHKRLMDLPELIRGMTRAGLIGLAALVVLVLLIGLLVQLSDAGSFFGVIGGVLGGLRWAFGAIAWAWTPLILVAPYVVSTGVLFAAWREGRRRGQAPSWLATSSDADGDVTIDETTIARALSALRIPQVTAYLKEGLPLQFITPARRDGRGTHAIVRLPAGVTAEKVARRRADLATGLHRLSKEVWPTTGSEAGILDLWVADKGALAEGAGPYPLLEDGTVDVFKGAPFGKTLRGEPILAPLMERNTITGGMPGQGKSSAARVIMAGAALDPTAELRIWVPDANFDFEAFRPRCSRYVMGAEDEKIAEILEHLRELHAEVQRRGELLIKYEVPAVTRELASKNVGLHPLFGLLEEAHVAIQHSQYGKEIAQLLVDIVRLGRKRGIHLLVSTQAPTKDSMPRDVTRNCSNGVAFAVGDHVANDALLGQGAYAAGHRATELIPGTDKGTAVVKGFTGERSDIVQVYFLDVARENDQVTPIIERAMAAVAKRGELPGGTAPARQIEAKRDLLEDISDVLDADPVPAAKVAVLLSNHAPDWPAYRGLTGTRLCADLAAIGVKVPSSKNRYPVDPVTIREAMAKQATADLDDED; encoded by the coding sequence GTGAGCACCACCGACGAATCGACCGAGCTGGCTCAGGTCCACTACCTGCCGGGGCACCCTGAGGTGCTGGACGGCGAACTCGTCAGCGCCGAGGAGTTCGCGCGGCTGACCAGCCAGAAGCGCCAGGCGATCGAGCGCTACCGCGCCTACGGGAACACCGTGGTCGCCACCGGCCGCGTGATGCGAACCGCGGCGACGCACGACCGGACCAAGGCCGCTCTCGGACACGGGATGACGGTCGTGCAGGGCTTCGAGTCGTGGGCACGGCGGACCTGGGACGCGTCCACGCTCGGCGTGTATCGGCGGCAGATCAAAGCCGCTGAGGCGGTCGGCAACGTGGACGAGATCAAGGAGTGGACCGACCGGATGGAGCAGGTCAAGGAACGTCGGCACAAGCGGCTGATGGACCTCCCGGAGCTGATCAGGGGCATGACCCGAGCCGGGCTGATCGGCCTAGCAGCCCTGGTCGTGCTGGTCCTGCTGATCGGCCTCCTAGTGCAGCTCTCCGACGCCGGATCGTTCTTCGGCGTGATCGGCGGGGTGTTGGGCGGACTTCGGTGGGCGTTCGGTGCGATCGCCTGGGCGTGGACACCATTGATCCTGGTCGCGCCGTACGTGGTGAGCACCGGCGTGCTGTTCGCGGCATGGCGTGAGGGACGCCGACGCGGCCAGGCGCCGAGCTGGCTCGCCACCTCTTCCGATGCGGACGGAGACGTCACGATCGACGAGACCACGATTGCCCGCGCGCTATCCGCGCTCCGAATTCCGCAGGTCACGGCGTATCTCAAGGAAGGGCTGCCGTTGCAGTTCATCACTCCGGCCCGCCGGGATGGGCGCGGTACGCACGCGATTGTCCGACTTCCCGCCGGGGTCACCGCGGAGAAGGTGGCGCGACGACGGGCTGACCTGGCGACCGGCCTGCACCGACTGTCCAAGGAGGTGTGGCCGACCACCGGGAGCGAAGCCGGGATCTTGGACCTGTGGGTGGCGGACAAGGGCGCGCTCGCCGAGGGTGCTGGGCCGTATCCGCTTCTCGAAGACGGCACCGTGGACGTGTTCAAGGGCGCGCCGTTCGGCAAGACGCTGCGGGGTGAGCCGATCCTGGCCCCGCTGATGGAGCGCAACACGATCACCGGCGGCATGCCTGGTCAGGGCAAGTCGAGCGCCGCGCGGGTCATTATGGCCGGCGCCGCGCTCGACCCGACCGCCGAACTGCGCATCTGGGTTCCCGATGCGAACTTCGACTTCGAGGCGTTCAGGCCGCGGTGTTCCCGGTACGTCATGGGCGCCGAAGACGAGAAGATTGCCGAGATCCTGGAACACCTGCGGGAGTTGCACGCCGAGGTGCAGCGACGCGGTGAACTGCTGATCAAGTACGAGGTCCCGGCCGTCACGCGTGAGCTGGCCAGCAAGAACGTCGGGTTGCACCCGCTGTTCGGCCTGCTCGAAGAGGCGCACGTTGCGATCCAGCACAGCCAGTACGGCAAGGAGATTGCGCAACTCCTGGTGGACATCGTCCGGTTGGGACGGAAGCGCGGCATTCACCTGCTCGTGTCCACCCAGGCGCCGACGAAGGACAGCATGCCGCGCGACGTCACGCGGAACTGCTCGAACGGCGTCGCGTTCGCGGTCGGTGACCACGTGGCGAACGATGCGCTGCTGGGCCAGGGCGCCTACGCGGCCGGGCACCGCGCCACCGAGCTGATCCCGGGCACCGACAAGGGAACCGCCGTGGTCAAGGGCTTCACGGGGGAGCGCTCCGACATCGTGCAGGTCTACTTCTTGGACGTGGCAAGGGAGAACGACCAGGTGACGCCGATCATCGAGCGCGCCATGGCCGCGGTCGCCAAGCGCGGTGAACTGCCCGGCGGTACTGCGCCGGCGCGGCAGATCGAGGCGAAGCGGGACCTGCTCGAAGACATCTCCGATGTGCTCGACGCCGACCCGGTTCCAGCCGCGAAGGTGGCGGTTCTGCTGAGCAACCACGCGCCGGACTGGCCCGCCTACCGCGGTCTCACCGGCACGCGGCTGTGCGCCGACCTGGCAGCGATCGGCGTCAAGGTCCCCAGTTCGAAGAACCGCTACCCCGTCGATCCGGTGACTATCCGTGAGGCTATGGCCAAGCAGGCGACCGCGGATCTGGACGACGAGGACTAG
- a CDS encoding RRQRL motif-containing zinc-binding protein: MNPRNRKQTVVTVFDGRIHHVALCRGFLDGLPVFAWGEAPSVLLTKSQLRDAGLRPNGQDPLALLVFRHHKPFRHETVAELFSVELAAEVRPFRPGQLDAANQARRTCGGCNRVKPYVVPTSTRRCWDCFDADTAGVAA, from the coding sequence GTGAACCCGCGCAACCGCAAGCAGACCGTGGTAACCGTCTTCGACGGCCGGATTCACCACGTGGCCCTGTGCCGCGGCTTCCTCGACGGCCTTCCCGTATTCGCCTGGGGTGAAGCTCCCTCCGTGCTGCTGACCAAGTCACAGCTCCGGGACGCCGGACTCCGCCCGAACGGGCAGGACCCGTTGGCGCTGCTGGTCTTCCGCCACCACAAGCCGTTCAGGCACGAGACGGTGGCCGAGCTGTTCTCCGTCGAACTCGCGGCTGAGGTCCGCCCGTTCCGGCCGGGGCAGCTCGACGCAGCCAACCAGGCGCGGCGCACGTGCGGCGGCTGCAACCGGGTCAAGCCCTACGTCGTGCCGACCTCGACTCGCCGGTGCTGGGACTGCTTCGACGCGGATACGGCGGGGGTGGCGGCATGA
- a CDS encoding RNase adapter RapZ, with protein sequence MNERVIGYCPVNELIKVNVESFGYLHDAPPRDAHLVVDLRNCLHNPAADPAMRELTGLYPRVRQHVLDTPGTADVLASVLETTRVLHQLHNPRRRKVIVAFGCAGGRHRSVVLANELTNALNRAGIATSVVHRDILQPVVRDNR encoded by the coding sequence ATGAACGAGCGCGTCATCGGCTACTGCCCCGTCAATGAACTGATCAAGGTCAACGTCGAGTCGTTCGGCTACCTGCACGACGCTCCGCCGCGAGACGCGCACCTGGTGGTCGACCTGCGGAACTGCCTGCACAACCCGGCCGCCGACCCCGCCATGCGTGAGCTGACCGGCCTGTACCCGCGGGTCCGCCAGCACGTGCTCGACACCCCGGGCACCGCCGATGTACTGGCGAGCGTCCTGGAGACCACTCGCGTGCTTCACCAGCTCCACAATCCGCGCCGGCGCAAGGTGATCGTCGCCTTCGGCTGTGCCGGTGGACGCCACCGGTCGGTTGTGCTGGCCAACGAGCTGACGAATGCGCTCAACCGCGCGGGGATCGCCACGTCGGTGGTTCACCGAGACATCTTGCAGCCGGTCGTACGGGACAACCGATGA
- a CDS encoding winged helix-turn-helix domain-containing protein, with protein sequence MDANTAGMAVYERVAESIREDIRAGVLKPGDKLPGNRDLAEKYDVALGTAQKALRRLQDDGWLTATPAVGVFVNELPAETGRLDVAAELRELRQAVADLTERVQRIEEGTGKS encoded by the coding sequence ATGGACGCCAACACGGCTGGTATGGCCGTCTACGAGCGTGTTGCCGAGTCGATCCGGGAGGACATCCGAGCCGGGGTGTTGAAGCCGGGAGACAAGCTCCCCGGCAACCGCGACCTTGCCGAGAAGTACGACGTCGCGCTGGGCACGGCGCAGAAAGCCTTGCGGCGACTGCAAGATGACGGTTGGTTGACCGCGACACCCGCGGTCGGCGTCTTCGTCAACGAGCTGCCTGCCGAGACCGGCCGCCTGGACGTTGCCGCGGAGTTGCGCGAGCTTCGACAAGCGGTCGCTGATCTGACTGAGCGGGTGCAGCGCATCGAAGAGGGCACGGGGAAGTCCTAG
- a CDS encoding helix-turn-helix transcriptional regulator, whose product MLAANLTVETLAAKVDVDPKTVDRWISNEDRRPHRTTRHKLTELLGVREADLWPALAGDSRPTPVESELVHLYPSRSAITGANWEALLHGVREQMDVLVFSGAFLVEQYNLVPLIRQKVAEGVRFRLLVGDETSPAVIQRALDEKTPGGLEGRIQLMRRYLSDVVDLDGVEVRTHGTILYNSIYRFDDELLVNGHAHGALAGQSPVLHLKRIPSGQMWQHYMRSFERVWSVGVPETS is encoded by the coding sequence ATGCTGGCGGCCAACCTGACCGTGGAGACGCTGGCCGCCAAGGTCGACGTCGACCCGAAGACGGTGGACCGGTGGATCAGCAACGAGGATCGGCGACCGCACCGCACCACGCGGCACAAGCTCACTGAGCTGCTCGGCGTGCGGGAAGCGGACCTGTGGCCCGCGCTCGCCGGAGACTCCCGGCCGACGCCGGTCGAGTCCGAGCTGGTCCACCTGTACCCGTCCCGATCGGCTATCACGGGGGCGAACTGGGAAGCGCTGCTGCACGGCGTCCGCGAGCAGATGGACGTACTCGTGTTCTCGGGGGCGTTCCTGGTCGAGCAGTACAACTTGGTGCCGCTGATCAGGCAGAAGGTCGCTGAGGGCGTGCGTTTCCGGCTTCTCGTCGGTGATGAGACGTCTCCTGCGGTCATCCAGCGTGCTCTCGACGAGAAGACGCCCGGCGGGCTGGAAGGCCGCATCCAGCTCATGCGCCGGTACCTGTCCGACGTCGTCGACCTGGACGGTGTCGAGGTCCGAACGCACGGGACGATCCTCTACAACTCGATCTACCGATTCGATGATGAGTTGCTGGTCAACGGCCATGCCCATGGCGCGCTTGCAGGTCAGAGCCCGGTTCTGCACCTGAAGCGCATCCCGTCCGGCCAGATGTGGCAGCACTACATGCGCTCGTTCGAGCGGGTGTGGTCGGTCGGCGTTCCCGAGACCAGCTAG
- a CDS encoding NUDIX domain-containing protein: protein MARVDYFDDPNAPAANSVVPSVTVVIRDDAGRVLLIHKIDNNLWALPGGGHDAGERITDTAVREVREETGLDVEIVRLIGTYTDPRHVMAYDDGEVRQQFSLCFEGRWTGGQPREDGTETKAVRWVEPADLDGLNIHPSMRLRIDHGLDTGRTAPYLG, encoded by the coding sequence ATGGCACGCGTGGACTACTTCGACGACCCGAACGCGCCGGCCGCGAACAGCGTGGTCCCGTCGGTCACTGTGGTGATCCGGGACGATGCTGGCCGCGTGCTGCTCATCCACAAGATCGACAACAACCTGTGGGCACTGCCCGGCGGCGGGCACGATGCCGGCGAGCGGATCACGGACACCGCGGTCCGGGAGGTGCGGGAGGAAACTGGCCTGGACGTCGAGATTGTTCGCCTGATCGGCACGTACACGGACCCCCGGCACGTCATGGCCTACGACGATGGGGAGGTCAGGCAGCAGTTCTCGTTGTGCTTCGAGGGCCGGTGGACCGGGGGACAGCCGCGGGAAGACGGCACGGAGACGAAGGCGGTGCGGTGGGTCGAGCCCGCGGACCTAGACGGCCTGAACATCCACCCGTCGATGCGCCTCCGCATCGACCACGGCCTGGACACCGGCCGGACGGCGCCCTACCTGGGTTGA
- a CDS encoding HD domain-containing protein, whose amino-acid sequence MSATIERAMETGREFTYPLGRRWLHVQAVAQAAHRLSIAIPEPARNDLVSAAWLHDIGYSPKIGHTGFHPLDGARYLQAHGWPNAVVNLVAHHSGARFEAKERNLSKELSVFLFEDTPALDALVTADLTTGPNGERLTYDERIAEILERYLPEDPVHRTWVKAAPILKEAVQRTEERLAKAQPR is encoded by the coding sequence ATGTCAGCAACAATCGAGCGGGCGATGGAAACCGGCCGGGAGTTCACGTACCCCCTTGGCCGTCGCTGGCTCCACGTTCAAGCTGTAGCTCAAGCCGCCCACCGACTGTCAATCGCGATACCGGAGCCTGCGCGTAACGATCTAGTCAGCGCAGCATGGCTTCACGACATCGGATACAGTCCAAAAATTGGACACACAGGCTTTCATCCGTTGGACGGGGCGCGTTATCTCCAAGCTCACGGTTGGCCGAACGCGGTCGTGAACCTCGTAGCGCACCACTCGGGCGCAAGGTTCGAGGCCAAGGAGAGAAATCTCAGCAAAGAGCTAAGTGTCTTCCTCTTCGAAGACACGCCCGCGCTCGACGCCCTCGTCACAGCCGATTTAACTACTGGGCCAAATGGCGAGCGGCTGACCTACGACGAGCGAATTGCGGAAATCCTTGAGCGCTACCTGCCGGAGGACCCGGTTCATCGGACCTGGGTGAAGGCCGCGCCGATCCTCAAAGAGGCTGTTCAGCGCACCGAGGAACGCCTAGCGAAGGCTCAACCCAGGTAG
- a CDS encoding ATP-binding protein yields the protein MATVSRVRVEGLAGQKKIIDVSLNPGVNVFYGANGSGKTSFLKLLDRGIRASVEGLHRVRFNVATLELKAGLPGRSKSLTRTIDRTPLQDPALMRKYRRAILDRQEHLLRVSDVTDDFSPSLFDESVIAPAVLEWTTVPKGKESERSLGVRYLPTSRITGHQGSYPRVRNRGGPVEILDEAQYDQMFAETIQGIWERYSRRELVRVREIQQEGIAAILNSVIARSQDGHLKTTYELSSREAYDLVHRFFLSQNIKMKANLKQFTSSYERENVLRGVVEEIIDVEEKIVEAQRPSRKIESIVDELFLGRKHLDLASRQVSIESSGHGNIPLELLSSGEKQLILILLETAVAEKNAIIIDEPELSMHVDWQRKLVDAMRTVNPDAQIIIATHSPEILADLRPSEIFEL from the coding sequence ATGGCGACAGTTTCTCGTGTTCGAGTTGAAGGCTTAGCGGGTCAAAAGAAAATAATAGATGTTTCTTTGAATCCCGGAGTAAACGTTTTTTATGGCGCAAATGGGAGTGGTAAGACTTCCTTTCTGAAGTTACTTGATCGAGGTATTCGAGCGTCCGTGGAAGGCCTTCATCGAGTGAGGTTCAATGTTGCCACGCTTGAGCTAAAGGCGGGCCTTCCAGGGCGAAGCAAGTCGCTTACTCGGACCATTGATCGTACGCCTCTTCAAGATCCGGCATTAATGAGAAAATATCGGCGTGCGATCTTGGATCGCCAAGAGCATCTGCTGAGGGTCTCGGATGTAACCGATGATTTCAGTCCATCATTGTTCGACGAGTCGGTAATCGCGCCTGCTGTGCTTGAGTGGACTACGGTTCCGAAAGGAAAGGAATCGGAAAGGTCGCTTGGGGTTAGATATCTTCCGACATCGCGTATTACTGGCCATCAAGGCAGCTATCCTCGGGTTCGTAACCGCGGTGGTCCGGTCGAGATTCTAGACGAGGCCCAATATGACCAAATGTTTGCGGAGACAATCCAGGGTATTTGGGAGAGGTACTCCAGGCGCGAGCTAGTTCGGGTGCGTGAAATTCAGCAAGAAGGCATAGCTGCAATCCTCAATTCCGTCATCGCCCGCTCGCAGGACGGGCATTTGAAGACCACTTATGAACTAAGTTCGCGCGAAGCTTACGACTTGGTTCATAGGTTCTTTCTGTCGCAGAACATCAAGATGAAAGCCAACCTTAAGCAGTTCACGAGTTCGTACGAGCGCGAGAACGTGCTTCGCGGCGTGGTTGAAGAAATAATTGACGTCGAAGAAAAAATTGTAGAAGCTCAACGTCCTTCTCGTAAAATTGAGTCTATAGTAGATGAGTTATTCTTGGGAAGGAAGCATCTTGATCTTGCTTCTCGTCAAGTGTCTATCGAGTCGAGTGGGCACGGTAACATACCTCTTGAATTATTGTCGAGCGGGGAGAAGCAACTCATCCTCATTCTTCTTGAAACTGCGGTCGCGGAGAAGAATGCCATCATTATCGACGAGCCGGAACTTTCGATGCACGTCGACTGGCAGCGGAAGTTAGTTGACGCGATGCGCACGGTAAACCCGGACGCGCAAATAATCATTGCGACTCACTCGCCTGAAATACTCGCAGACCTACGTCCTTCTGAGATCTTCGAACTTTAA
- a CDS encoding DUF4435 domain-containing protein, with product MSMPSWSPRAFEMRVKMAMKPTIFLVFEGKETDPWFYEQLVAKSKLRGEYEYELQPVELVDVENGDRSGGKARVLNLYKRMKSSGSLDVKTSGGRKVVMFCVDADHDRLTGRYIRSKYVTYTRHADAEAELLNSCDIVKLIQVLTSSGKAEAEKFAASIEGWQEELAKNWREWFFVCLIALFSGVGGPRVGAPPVGAKRVAGDCDADHVKATLVKMRQRSTSSASWQNANRLAKLKLDRYYDSGRERELLKGKWLAAVLKGLIDGYSRKNGGGRVRSDESIYVAIRSVADFSGRWTSYYTARFDALAGIGEAS from the coding sequence ATGAGCATGCCTTCGTGGAGTCCGCGCGCTTTCGAAATGCGCGTTAAGATGGCTATGAAACCGACAATTTTCCTCGTGTTTGAAGGTAAAGAGACTGATCCATGGTTCTATGAGCAGCTTGTTGCGAAATCCAAGCTGCGCGGCGAGTATGAGTATGAACTGCAGCCAGTAGAGCTGGTAGATGTTGAAAATGGAGACAGATCTGGCGGTAAAGCTCGTGTTCTCAATCTATATAAACGGATGAAATCCTCGGGGTCGCTAGATGTCAAAACAAGTGGGGGAAGAAAAGTGGTGATGTTCTGCGTGGACGCTGACCATGACCGCTTAACTGGAAGGTACATTAGGTCTAAGTATGTAACATATACGCGCCACGCGGACGCTGAAGCGGAGTTGTTGAATAGTTGCGACATTGTGAAGCTTATTCAAGTATTGACCTCATCCGGTAAGGCTGAAGCTGAGAAGTTTGCGGCGAGCATTGAGGGTTGGCAAGAAGAACTTGCGAAGAACTGGCGTGAATGGTTTTTCGTATGTCTGATTGCTCTTTTCTCGGGCGTGGGAGGACCTCGGGTTGGTGCGCCGCCGGTTGGTGCTAAGAGGGTCGCGGGGGATTGCGATGCGGATCACGTCAAGGCCACTCTGGTTAAAATGCGGCAAAGGTCGACCAGTTCTGCATCTTGGCAAAATGCGAACCGCTTGGCTAAATTGAAACTGGACCGCTATTATGATTCTGGACGCGAACGCGAGTTGCTGAAGGGAAAGTGGCTGGCAGCAGTGCTGAAGGGGCTTATTGATGGTTACTCTAGGAAAAATGGCGGCGGGCGAGTTCGCAGTGACGAAAGCATTTATGTAGCTATTCGAAGTGTTGCGGATTTCAGTGGTCGTTGGACTTCATACTATACGGCCAGGTTTGACGCGCTGGCAGGGATCGGTGAAGCGTCTTGA
- a CDS encoding serine hydrolase domain-containing protein, which yields MRRSRFEVFPRSFSRAPFSDAYSVRRPRESGLQRIRDVLSAEQTAHRGGDDDPGGGVLAPGTYPIQNALHELSVTSDGTAAWPTLDQDEWLKRLGSVPLMYQPGERWQYRLSSDALGVLVSRVAGQSFEAFLRERLCAPLGMKDTGFSVPSSELHRLPTSTRGVWLRHGRAHAPAGLGASGPIRLGRGPGNHGLRRSIRLPRDPALPNRPGLRPCTGTSGPALTRRRDNAETPR from the coding sequence GTGCGCCGGAGCCGGTTCGAAGTTTTTCCAAGATCTTTCTCGCGTGCGCCGTTCTCTGATGCGTACAGCGTTCGCAGACCTCGGGAATCGGGGCTTCAGCGGATACGGGACGTACTGAGCGCTGAGCAAACCGCTCACCGCGGCGGCGACGATGATCCCGGTGGAGGAGTGCTGGCGCCGGGCACGTACCCGATCCAGAACGCGCTGCACGAGCTGTCGGTGACCAGCGACGGGACCGCGGCGTGGCCGACGCTGGACCAGGATGAGTGGCTGAAGCGGCTGGGTTCGGTGCCGTTGATGTACCAGCCGGGTGAGCGGTGGCAGTACCGCCTCAGCTCGGATGCGCTGGGGGTGCTGGTTTCGAGGGTGGCCGGGCAGTCGTTCGAAGCGTTCCTGCGGGAGCGGTTGTGCGCGCCGCTGGGGATGAAGGACACCGGATTCTCGGTCCCGTCCTCGGAGCTCCACCGACTCCCGACGAGCACGAGGGGGGTATGGCTTCGGCATGGTCGTGCGCACGCACCGGCGGGACTTGGCGCCTCCGGGCCAATTCGGCTGGGACGGGGGCCTGGGAACCACGGCCTACGCCGATCCATCCGGCTTCCGCGGGATCCTGCTCTCCCAAACCGCCCTGGGCTGCGGCCTTGCACCGGCACTTCTGGACCTGCGCTTACCAGGCGGCGGGATAACGCGGAAACGCCCCGGTGA